Genomic window (Prosthecobacter fusiformis):
TGAAAGAGCACGAAGAAGACGGCAAGCTGAAGAAGCCAAAAGGCGGTCTGCGCCTGGATGGTGCGGCTGTCATCATGAAAGGTGGCAAAGAATATCCGGATGAAAACGTGGTCGCAGGCAAGCCGGACGCAAGCTGGCTGCTGAAGACCATGGCACTGCCAGAATCCGATGAATACGCGATGCCTCCAGAGGGCAAAGGTGATCGGGTGACTGCGGAAGAGCAGGCTCTGGTGAAGAAATGGATCGAGGCCGGTGCTTCCTTTGGTGCCTGGAAGGGTGAGGAATAATTCCTCCTTTAGATCCCTGATTTTTCAGTGAATCATCGAGCGGCGGAACCCCTGGTTCCGCCGCTTTGTTTTTGGGGAAAAGTGCCGTCCCGGCAGTGCAGGCTTGCATGGCCAGCGTGCATGGGGCTTTCTTTTTCCATGCCGCTTCCGCCATTCGTCAATGACCCTCATCCGCTGCTGCCGACGATTGATCGCACCTATAAAGCGGAGGAGATCAATGCGTTTGGAAAGGACCGAGGACCTGCTTTTTACGAGACCTGCCATCTGTATGCGCAGAGTCTTTGGCAGATTGGGTTTCCCGCCAAATGCATCCTGCTGCTGAACCGGGCGCTATCCTCACCGATGCCGGGCACGGAGCCCCTCTTTCAAAGGTTGCCTCTGCCTTATCAGGCGATGGCCTGGCTGCTCATTCACCGGCCTGCGGATCAGTTCATTGGCAATCCACGGCGGCATTGGCAGCATCTGGCCACCCGGATGGTGGAGCCTAACAAAGAGTTGCGCGCTTGGCGGGCCTGGGCGTGCTGGTATCTGGCTAAGGAAATCCTTCCTGAGGCCGACTTCCCGGCGGATCTCGAGCAGCTCCGGGAGGAAGGCGTGGTGGAGCCCACCCAGGGTGACATCGCAGATCACCTCCAGGATTTATCCCCCGCAGATGACCTGGCCCAGTGGCAGGCTGCGCTGGCATGGGCGGATGAACAAACAGGCCAGGGACGACGGCCGCCGCTGCAGGTCCGGGTGCGACGGATTGCAGAAGATGAACTCCCCGTGGTGCAGCGCCTCGGGCGGGAAATCTGGCGGCAATATTACCCTGGCATCATTTCCAATGAGCAGATCGAATACATGCTCAGCGTGTGGTATCAGCCGGATGCCATGGCACGCGAGATGCGTTCACGGGGAACATGGTTTGCACTCATCGAAGTGGCTGCGCATGGACCCGTGGGATACCTTTCATTTGAACGATACCCGGAAGGGGTGCTGTTCATCAACAAGCTGTATGTCCAGGCTGCGATGCATGGCCATGGTGTGGGGGCTGCTG
Coding sequences:
- a CDS encoding c-type cytochrome domain-containing protein: MNTKHILAVIAAALAVNTASAQDGAVDFEKQILPILKEKCFKCHVKEHEEDGKLKKPKGGLRLDGAAVIMKGGKEYPDENVVAGKPDASWLLKTMALPESDEYAMPPEGKGDRVTAEEQALVKKWIEAGASFGAWKGEE
- a CDS encoding GNAT family N-acetyltransferase, with protein sequence MPLPPFVNDPHPLLPTIDRTYKAEEINAFGKDRGPAFYETCHLYAQSLWQIGFPAKCILLLNRALSSPMPGTEPLFQRLPLPYQAMAWLLIHRPADQFIGNPRRHWQHLATRMVEPNKELRAWRAWACWYLAKEILPEADFPADLEQLREEGVVEPTQGDIADHLQDLSPADDLAQWQAALAWADEQTGQGRRPPLQVRVRRIAEDELPVVQRLGREIWRQYYPGIISNEQIEYMLSVWYQPDAMAREMRSRGTWFALIEVAAHGPVGYLSFERYPEGVLFINKLYVQAAMHGHGVGAAALRWTQERAVELGCQSVQLRVNKRNVTAIRAYQRAGFRFAEDVCSDIGSGFVMDDYRMEKRL